One Amycolatopsis sp. NBC_00355 genomic window carries:
- a CDS encoding L,D-transpeptidase: protein MKRLLVGAAALATAFVLAACSGGAAGSGGPNAGGGAVAAGAGGGAPTTSASTSTAPPTTSASATPAPAPSTTKAAPSSTTPKPKPKPKPAPKPAADPGVPCAAAAASAGTAACVDLSAHKTWILQGGKVVYGPVSMLPGRKGYATPTGTFHVLSKEKVHLSKEFDNAPMPNSVFFYPGDAFHTGSLSVYSHGCIHLSASSSLKYFTTLHVGDVVQVVP from the coding sequence GTGAAGAGGCTTCTGGTGGGAGCGGCCGCGCTGGCCACGGCGTTCGTGCTGGCCGCGTGCTCGGGCGGGGCGGCCGGTTCCGGTGGGCCGAACGCCGGCGGCGGGGCCGTCGCGGCGGGTGCCGGCGGCGGTGCGCCGACGACGTCCGCGAGCACGTCCACCGCTCCGCCCACCACATCGGCCAGCGCGACGCCGGCGCCGGCGCCGTCGACGACCAAGGCGGCGCCGAGCAGCACCACCCCGAAACCGAAGCCCAAGCCGAAGCCGGCTCCGAAGCCCGCCGCCGACCCCGGCGTGCCGTGCGCGGCCGCCGCCGCGTCCGCGGGCACCGCCGCCTGCGTCGACCTCTCGGCGCACAAGACCTGGATCCTGCAGGGCGGCAAGGTCGTCTACGGGCCGGTTTCGATGCTGCCGGGCCGCAAGGGCTACGCGACCCCGACCGGCACGTTCCACGTGCTGTCGAAGGAGAAGGTGCACCTGTCGAAGGAGTTCGACAACGCGCCGATGCCGAACTCGGTCTTCTTCTACCCGGGTGACGCGTTCCACACCGGCAGCCTGTCGGTGTACTCGCACGGCTGCATCCACCTGTCGGCGAGCTCGTCGCTGAAGTACTTCACCACCCTCCACGTCGGCGACGTCGTGCAGGTTGTTCCGTAA
- a CDS encoding GrpB family protein: MVIVSSYDQAWPERFAEARAEILAVAGDRFTEVEHVGSTSVPGLPAKPIIDIAALAPDLDAVPPGLFDGLGYRAEDFGAPGRLLFVRRAGDVRTHHLHVFPPTNWEYNKERVLAAHLRKYPEAARRYGELKQKLAASGMTGDAYTRAKTGLIQELSDAARAERGLPPEPVWEE; this comes from the coding sequence ATGGTGATCGTTTCTTCCTACGACCAAGCCTGGCCGGAGCGCTTCGCCGAGGCCCGCGCCGAGATTCTCGCCGTCGCCGGCGACCGGTTCACCGAGGTAGAGCACGTCGGCAGCACGTCGGTACCCGGCTTGCCGGCCAAGCCGATCATCGACATCGCCGCGCTCGCGCCCGATCTCGACGCCGTCCCGCCCGGCCTGTTCGACGGCCTCGGCTACCGCGCCGAGGACTTCGGCGCTCCGGGACGGCTGCTGTTCGTCCGGCGCGCCGGCGACGTCCGCACCCACCACCTGCACGTCTTCCCGCCGACGAACTGGGAGTACAACAAGGAGCGCGTCCTGGCCGCCCACCTGCGGAAGTACCCGGAAGCCGCGCGGCGGTACGGCGAGCTGAAGCAGAAGCTGGCCGCGTCCGGGATGACCGGAGACGCCTACACGCGGGCGAAGACCGGCCTCATCCAGGAGCTGTCCGACGCGGCTCGCGCCGAGCGCGGCCTGCCGCCGGAGCCGGTCTGGGAGGAGTAG